Proteins from a genomic interval of Rosa chinensis cultivar Old Blush chromosome 2, RchiOBHm-V2, whole genome shotgun sequence:
- the LOC112183597 gene encoding disease resistance protein RPP2B-like gives MGREIVCEESPKEPSKRSRLWSHEDIHNVLKKNEGTEAIQGMVMDLPELEMAHWHPEAFSNLSQLILLHIRNVNLSKSLTCLQGSEDLRCLVVNFGERKKKDDERLRECLEKLKLIKLCHSHNIVKTPDFTGVQNLVTLDLEGCINLTRVHQSLGFLKRLVVLNLKDCKSLESLPGKIESQSLETFILSSCSKVKKIPEFAENMKHLSTLCLKKTAINELPSSIEYLSGLASLDLSNCINLVSLPSTINTLKSLKKLNLSGCLKLGQSHASVTEWNDILTHGCEVVWEYFSWSLSSVWMQSDNTEPTSMPLSLSDLCSSTEQRMNRSLSKRLPLFGLCNLTDLNLSNCNLGDTAFANNFRCFPSLLALNLSGNNFSKLPPGIRSCLKLEKINLENCMNLQELSGLPSNSTLDIRADGCSSLEMLLHAFNFDRLNISYLNFINCFKIKDNQGCNSISFEILKLFLCHVLLSLLCRPV, from the exons ATGGGAAGGGAAATAGTTTGTGAAGAGTCCCCTAAAGAGCCAAGCAAACGTAGTAGATTATGGTCACATGAAGACATACACAATGTGCTGAAGAAAAATGAG GGAACAGAAGCAATTCAAGGCATGGTAATGGATTTGCCGGAATTAGAAATGGCTCATTGGCACCCAGAAGCCTTCTCAAATTTGTCTCAACTTATTCTTCTCCATATTCGTAATGTGAATCTCTCGAAGAGCCTCACTTGTctgcaag GCAGCGAAGATCTTAGGTGCTTGGTTGTCAATTTTGgcgagagaaagaagaaggatgacgagagactgagagag TGTTTGGAGAAGTTGAAGCTCATCAAACTCTGCCATTCCCATAACATTGTCAAAACGCCAGACTTCACGGGCGTTCAAAATCTTGTGACTTTAGATCTTGAAGGATGTATAAATCTGACCCGAGTTCATCAATCCCTTGGATTTCTCAAGAGGCTGGTTGTCCTGAATCTTAAAGACTGCAAAAGTCTTGAGAGCCTGCCAGGTAAAATCGAATCACAGTCTCTTGAAACTTTTATTCTTTCTAGCTGCTCAAAGGTTAAGAAGATCCCTGAGTTTGCTGAGAATATGAAACATTTGTCGACGCTTTGTCTCAAGAAGACTGCCATAAATGAACTACCTTCCTCGATTGAATACCTCAGTGGCCTTGCTTCTTTGGATCTAAGCAACTGCATAAACCTTGTTTCACTTCCGAGCACAATTAATACGTTGAAGTCTCTTAAAAAGCTTAATCTTTCTGGATGCTTGAAACTTGGCCAAAGCCATGCAAGTGTAACAGAATGGAACGATATTCTAACACATGGTTGTGAAGTGGTTTGGGAATATTTCTCATGGTCCTTGTCTTCTGTATGGATGCAAAGCGACAATACAGAGCCAACGAGTATGCCGTTGTCTTTATCTGATCTGTGTAGCTCTACAGAGCAAAGAATGAACAGATCACTGAGCAAGCGGTTGCCTTTATTTGGTCTTTGTAATTTAACAGATCTAAACCTAAGTAACTGCAATCTTGGTGACACAGCATTTGCCAACAACTTCAGATGCTTTCCCTCTTTACTGGCATTAAATCTCAGTGGAAATAATTTTTCTAAGCTTCCCCCAGGCATCAGATCATGTTTGAAACTAGAGAAGATTAACTTGGAGAACTGCATGAATCTTCAAGAGTTGTCAGGCCTTCCTTCAAATAGTACATTGGATATAAGAGCAGATGGTTGTTCTTCACTGGAAATGTTGCTTCATGCATTCAATTTTGATAGATTGAacatatcatatttgaatttcatCAACTGCTTCAAAATAAAGGACAATCAAGGCTGCAATAGCATATCATTTGAAATACTGAAGTTATTCCTTTGCCATGTACTTCTATCTCTTCTTTGTAGGCCGGTGTGA
- the LOC112183598 gene encoding serine--glyoxylate aminotransferase: MDNVYAPGRNHLFVPGPVNIPEPVLRAMNRNNVDYGSPAVSAMTKVLLKDVKKIFKNTTRTPFMISTIGTGAWESALTNTLSPGDRIVSFLIGQFSLLWIDQRQHVNFNVDVVESEWGQGANLDILALKSVDATAHTIKAVCIVHNETTTGVNNNLATMRKILDHYRHPAFFLVDGMSSICALDFRIDEWGVEVALTGSQKALSLPTGIGIVCASPKALSCPFGTTSTPNPGYVLNNGIGNDILAGTFSAQDQAYNQHSMLTRAQNEIVKKLTFQDFCAYDGSAYFNGFTCQEKYAQDLIHRTGMDTTRAGTQSFFMLLESECNGMLCSFIMFLLLSILQLLSIL, encoded by the coding sequence ATGGACAATGTTTATGCACCAGGAAGGAACCATCTCTTTGTTCCAGGGCCAGTCAATATCCCGGAACCCGTCCTTCGGGCAATGAACAGAAACAATGTGGACTATGGTTCTCCAGCTGTTTCAGCAATGACAAAAGTCCTGCTCAAGGATGTCAAGAAGATTTTCAAGAATACTACCAGAACTCCATTTATGATCTCTACCATAGGTACTGGTGCATGGGAGAGTGCACTTACAAATACATTGTCCCCTGGAGATCGGATTGTGTCTTTCCTGATTGGCCAATTCAGTTTGCTGTGGATTGATCAACGGCAGCACGTTAATTTCAATGTCGATGTTGTGGAAAGTGAATGGGGCCAAGGTGCCAACCTTGACATTCTAGCATTAAAAAGTGTCGATGCCACTGCACACACTATAAAGGCAGTATGCATTGTTCACAATGAAACGACAACTGGAGTTAACAATAACTTGGCTACAATGAGAAAAATACTTGACCACTACAGGCATCCggctttctttcttgttgatGGAATGTCTTCCATATGTGCTCTGGATTTCCGTATAGATGAATGGGGAGTAGAAGTAGCCTTAACTGGCTCCCAGAAAGCTCTTTCCCTTCCCACTGGCATAGGGATTGTGTGTGCAAGCCCCAAAGCTCTTTCCTGCCCATTTGGTACTACTTCAACTCCTAATCCTGGATATGTGTTGAATAATGGTATTGGTAATGATATTCTTGCTGGAACTTTTTCTGCTCAAGATCAAGCATATAATCAACATTCCATGCTTACCAGAGCCCAAAATGAAATTGTCAAGAAGCTGACATTTCAAGATTTTTGTGCTTATGATGGGTCTGCGTACTTCAATGGCTTTACTTGTCAAGAAAAATATGCACAGGATTTGATTCATAGAACTGGTATGGATACAACAAGAGCTGGTACGCAAAGCTTTTTCATGTTGTTAGAGAGTGAGTGTAATGGTATGCTCTGTTCCTTCATTATGTTCCTTCTTCTGAGCATACTCCAGCTTTTGAGTATACTGTAG
- the LOC112189807 gene encoding uncharacterized protein LOC112189807 isoform X2 has product METLTAVDDGNIGTSILMRFTDPNNQVDLEIRKLIVVMAQLFRDHNAAPTPEAYLGSTCSSLDLVASTFDVSNPKRPTDVIDAHLTVLSIVIPKAPARFLMSNLQLIVACLRRPLRSKFPFPLDATTCCLGVKCLAHLIIVITKRFNSWSDVSELYSFLLTFATMTGTCLVTDEACSSLHHVLQCFQGTPLLDPASKQIAHLLNKYPPPQQAIQPDICKESQVVQRKVFKAVLALDAVAVLLPVMSTQDRTAVLFYYKTLFELQQGYVTFRIINGVHRVCLNPSPDVSPELLLDLICSICHSVSKHETHYIVKNISELLATGVAKVYSLNRKICETKLPIVFDALKVIMVKPEEEDIAHAAQAFKCLIRACIDESLIKQGVDRILMNANMYNRTNSEPTIIEKLGATIQSLFGYSDTTILYLAFEIVSTMFKKLGVYSSYLMKGTLKTLADMQKLPDQEFRFKEEVKLVLQVVVEKWGRDAIMAVLPQEHMELLAEIYEQLGSKSVEARSNVSTETTVRLFSLLPETIKRMIKHHVTIQNGRWMTHILSMRPGIESSGNGVLGILPRVLPHEGCWVQLR; this is encoded by the exons ATGGAAACCCTAACCGCCGTAGACGACGGCAACATAGGCACCTCAATCCTGATGCGCTTCACCGACCCCAACAACCAAGTCGACCTCGAAATCCGCAAACTCATCGTCGTCATGGCCCAGCTCTTCCGAGACCACAACGCCGCTCCGACGCCGGAAGCCTACCTCGGCTCCACCTGCTCCTCTCTCGACCTCGTCGCCTCCACCTTCGACGTCTCCAACCCCAAACGTCCCACTGACGTCATCGACGCCCACCTCACAGTTCTCTCCATCGTCATTCCGAAAGCCCCCGCCAGATTTCTGATGAGCAATCTCCAGTTGATCGTTGCTTGTTTGAGGCGACCTCTCCGGTCTAAGTTTCCGTTTCCGTTGGACGCCACTACCTGCTGCTTAGGAGTTAAATGCCTTGCTCACTTGATCATCGTTATCACAAAACGCTTCAACAGCTGGTCAGATGTTTCCGAACTCTACAGCTTCTTACTCACCTTCGCTACCATGACTGGCACCTGCCTG GTGACAGACGAAGCGTGTTCGAGTCTTCATCATGTACTACAATGTTTTCAAGGCACGCCGCTGCTTGACCCTGCAAGCAAACAGATTGCTCACTTGTTGAATAAGTATCCTCCGCCGCAGCAAGCAATCCAACCAGACATCTGCAAGGAGAGTCAAGTAGTTCAACGCAAAGTTTTTAAGGCCGTGCTTGCTTTGGATGCTGTGGCAGTACTTCTTCCCGTTATGTCAACCCAGGACAGAACTGCTGTGCTCTTCTACTATAAAACTCTGTTTGAACTGCAACAAGGCTATGTTACATTTCGCATAATAAATGGTGTGCATAGAGTTTGTCTCAACCCATCTCCAGACGTTTCTCCTGAATTGTTGCTCGATCTAATATGCTCGATATGTCATTCTGTCTCCAAACATGAGACACATTATATTGTGAAAAATATATCTGAATTGCTGGCTACTGGAGTGGCAAAAGTCTATTCCTTGAACAGGAAAATCTGCGAAACTAAGCTCCCTATTGTGTTTGATGCACTCAAAG TTATAATGGTAAAGCCTGAAGAAGAAGACATCGCTCATGCAGCACAGGCATTTAAGTGTTTAATTCGTGCTTGCATCGATGAAAGCTTGATCAAACAGGGAGTTGACCGTATTCTGATGAATGCAAATATGTATAACAGAACAAACTCTGAGCCAACTATAATTGAAAAATTGGGTGCTACTATTCAAAGCTTATTTGGTTATTCCGACACTACTATCTTGTACCTTGCTTTTGAAATTGTCTCAACAATGTTCAAGAAACTAG GGGTATACTCTTCTTATTTGATGAAGGGTACACTGAAGACCTTAGCAGACATGCAGAAGTTGCCTGATCAAGAGTTCCGTTTCAAGGAGGAG GTCAAGCTTGTTCTACAAGTGGTTGTTGAGAAATGGGGGCGTGATGCTATAATGGCTGTCTTGCCTCAAGAACACATGGAACTGCTTGCAGAG ATCTATGAACAGCTGGGTTCTAAATCTGTGGAGGCGAGATCTAATGTGTCCACAGAAACTACTGTCAG ACTGTTTTCGTTACTACCAGAAACAATCAAGCGTATGATAAAGCACCATGTAACAATTCAAAACGGGAGATGGATGACCCATATATTGAGTATGAGGCCTGGAATAGAGAGTTCAGGGAATGGCGTGCTAGGAATATTGCCAAGGGTGCTGCCGCACGAAGGATGTTGGGTGCAGCTGCGATGA
- the LOC112189807 gene encoding uncharacterized protein LOC112189807 isoform X1, translating to METLTAVDDGNIGTSILMRFTDPNNQVDLEIRKLIVVMAQLFRDHNAAPTPEAYLGSTCSSLDLVASTFDVSNPKRPTDVIDAHLTVLSIVIPKAPARFLMSNLQLIVACLRRPLRSKFPFPLDATTCCLGVKCLAHLIIVITKRFNSWSDVSELYSFLLTFATMTGTCLVTDEACSSLHHVLQCFQGTPLLDPASKQIAHLLNKYPPPQQAIQPDICKESQVVQRKVFKAVLALDAVAVLLPVMSTQDRTAVLFYYKTLFELQQGYVTFRIINGVHRVCLNPSPDVSPELLLDLICSICHSVSKHETHYIVKNISELLATGVAKVYSLNRKICETKLPIVFDALKVIMVKPEEEDIAHAAQAFKCLIRACIDESLIKQGVDRILMNANMYNRTNSEPTIIEKLGATIQSLFGYSDTTILYLAFEIVSTMFKKLGVYSSYLMKGTLKTLADMQKLPDQEFRFKEEVKLVLQVVVEKWGRDAIMAVLPQEHMELLAEIYEQLGSKSVEARSNVSTETTVRNNQAYDKAPCNNSKREMDDPYIEYEAWNREFREWRARNIAKGAAARRMLGAAAMTKKLKL from the exons ATGGAAACCCTAACCGCCGTAGACGACGGCAACATAGGCACCTCAATCCTGATGCGCTTCACCGACCCCAACAACCAAGTCGACCTCGAAATCCGCAAACTCATCGTCGTCATGGCCCAGCTCTTCCGAGACCACAACGCCGCTCCGACGCCGGAAGCCTACCTCGGCTCCACCTGCTCCTCTCTCGACCTCGTCGCCTCCACCTTCGACGTCTCCAACCCCAAACGTCCCACTGACGTCATCGACGCCCACCTCACAGTTCTCTCCATCGTCATTCCGAAAGCCCCCGCCAGATTTCTGATGAGCAATCTCCAGTTGATCGTTGCTTGTTTGAGGCGACCTCTCCGGTCTAAGTTTCCGTTTCCGTTGGACGCCACTACCTGCTGCTTAGGAGTTAAATGCCTTGCTCACTTGATCATCGTTATCACAAAACGCTTCAACAGCTGGTCAGATGTTTCCGAACTCTACAGCTTCTTACTCACCTTCGCTACCATGACTGGCACCTGCCTG GTGACAGACGAAGCGTGTTCGAGTCTTCATCATGTACTACAATGTTTTCAAGGCACGCCGCTGCTTGACCCTGCAAGCAAACAGATTGCTCACTTGTTGAATAAGTATCCTCCGCCGCAGCAAGCAATCCAACCAGACATCTGCAAGGAGAGTCAAGTAGTTCAACGCAAAGTTTTTAAGGCCGTGCTTGCTTTGGATGCTGTGGCAGTACTTCTTCCCGTTATGTCAACCCAGGACAGAACTGCTGTGCTCTTCTACTATAAAACTCTGTTTGAACTGCAACAAGGCTATGTTACATTTCGCATAATAAATGGTGTGCATAGAGTTTGTCTCAACCCATCTCCAGACGTTTCTCCTGAATTGTTGCTCGATCTAATATGCTCGATATGTCATTCTGTCTCCAAACATGAGACACATTATATTGTGAAAAATATATCTGAATTGCTGGCTACTGGAGTGGCAAAAGTCTATTCCTTGAACAGGAAAATCTGCGAAACTAAGCTCCCTATTGTGTTTGATGCACTCAAAG TTATAATGGTAAAGCCTGAAGAAGAAGACATCGCTCATGCAGCACAGGCATTTAAGTGTTTAATTCGTGCTTGCATCGATGAAAGCTTGATCAAACAGGGAGTTGACCGTATTCTGATGAATGCAAATATGTATAACAGAACAAACTCTGAGCCAACTATAATTGAAAAATTGGGTGCTACTATTCAAAGCTTATTTGGTTATTCCGACACTACTATCTTGTACCTTGCTTTTGAAATTGTCTCAACAATGTTCAAGAAACTAG GGGTATACTCTTCTTATTTGATGAAGGGTACACTGAAGACCTTAGCAGACATGCAGAAGTTGCCTGATCAAGAGTTCCGTTTCAAGGAGGAG GTCAAGCTTGTTCTACAAGTGGTTGTTGAGAAATGGGGGCGTGATGCTATAATGGCTGTCTTGCCTCAAGAACACATGGAACTGCTTGCAGAG ATCTATGAACAGCTGGGTTCTAAATCTGTGGAGGCGAGATCTAATGTGTCCACAGAAACTACTGTCAG AAACAATCAAGCGTATGATAAAGCACCATGTAACAATTCAAAACGGGAGATGGATGACCCATATATTGAGTATGAGGCCTGGAATAGAGAGTTCAGGGAATGGCGTGCTAGGAATATTGCCAAGGGTGCTGCCGCACGAAGGATGTTGGGTGCAGCTGCGATGACAAAGAAGCTTAAACTCTAG